One part of the Candidatus Latescibacter sp. genome encodes these proteins:
- the folD gene encoding bifunctional methylenetetrahydrofolate dehydrogenase/methenyltetrahydrofolate cyclohydrolase FolD, which translates to MAKIIDGKAIALEMQEEMKAQVAELKIKGIIPGLAAILVGDNPASKTYVRNKEKACERIGIYSDVYRLPASTSEGDLIALVDDLNNDRRIHGILVQLPLPAHIDEGKMIMKVDPDKDVDGFHPVNVGKMVIGQPAFLPCTPHGCKILLERSGIETKGKHMVILGRSNIVGKPLANIMLQKSKGANAIVTVCHSATKNIADYTLQADILVAATGKPHLVTADMVKEGVVVIDVGMNWIDDPSHISGKRLVGDVDFEAVSKKASAITPVPGGVGPMTITMLMHNTIQSALRFHEQAR; encoded by the coding sequence ATGGCAAAAATTATTGACGGCAAAGCTATCGCCCTGGAAATGCAGGAGGAGATGAAAGCTCAGGTGGCCGAATTAAAGATTAAAGGCATTATACCGGGTCTTGCGGCCATCCTTGTCGGAGATAATCCGGCCTCAAAAACCTATGTTCGCAACAAGGAAAAAGCCTGCGAGCGAATAGGAATATATTCCGATGTTTACCGGCTTCCCGCTTCGACCTCTGAAGGTGATCTTATCGCCCTGGTGGATGATTTAAACAACGACAGGCGCATTCACGGGATTTTAGTTCAACTCCCTCTTCCTGCTCACATCGATGAGGGAAAGATGATCATGAAAGTCGACCCCGACAAAGATGTGGATGGTTTCCATCCGGTTAATGTGGGGAAAATGGTGATCGGCCAGCCTGCATTTCTCCCCTGCACTCCCCATGGCTGTAAAATTCTTTTGGAACGCAGCGGGATCGAAACAAAAGGGAAACATATGGTGATACTCGGGCGTTCAAATATTGTAGGAAAGCCTCTGGCAAATATCATGCTCCAGAAATCGAAGGGAGCGAATGCCATTGTCACGGTATGTCATTCCGCCACAAAGAACATTGCCGATTACACCCTTCAGGCCGATATTCTGGTGGCCGCGACCGGCAAACCGCATCTGGTCACCGCGGACATGGTCAAAGAGGGGGTAGTGGTTATCGATGTGGGAATGAACTGGATCGATGACCCTTCTCATATCAGCGGAAAGCGGCTGGTCGGAGATGTGGATTTCGAAGCGGTTTCTAAAAAGGCATCGGCGATTACCCCGGTTCCCGGTGGCGTCGGTCCGATGACCATCACCATGCTCATGCACAATACCATCCAGTCGGCTTTACGGTTCCACGAACAAGCCAGGTGA